A window of Strix aluco isolate bStrAlu1 chromosome 2, bStrAlu1.hap1, whole genome shotgun sequence contains these coding sequences:
- the LOC141920222 gene encoding lysozyme g-like — MYLMLMLLGLAALLGASEGRTDCYGSVDRIKTPGASCKTAKSEGLPYCGVSASEKIAERDLIAMNQYKTLIKKVGEKLCVEPAVIAGIISRESHAGKILKNGWGDNGNGFGLMQVDKKSHTPVGRWNSETHLIQGTNILITMIKRIQGKFPRWTRDQQLKGGISAYNAGTKNVRSYDKMDIGTTHDDYSNDVVARAQYYLKHGY, encoded by the exons ATGTACTTGATGCTCATGCTGCTGGGCCTCGCTGCCCTCCTGG GTGCCTCCGAGGGCCGCACGGATTGCTATGGCAGTGTAGACAGAATTAAAACCCCTGGGGCTTCATGCAAAACTGCAAAGTCAGAAGGTTTACCCTACTGTG GAGTTAGTGCTTCAGAAAAGATTGCTGAACGGGACCTAATAGCTATGAATCAATATAAAACACTCATTAAGAAAGTTGGTGAAAAACTGTGCGTGGAACCAGCCGTGATCGCTGGCATCATCTCCCGGGAATCTCATGCCGGCAAAATACTGAAGAATGGCTGGGGTGACAATGGCAATGGATTTGGTTTAATGCAG GTTGACAAAAAATCACATACACCTGTGGGACGATGGAACAGCGAAACTCATCTTATCCAGGGCACAAACATACTTATCACGATGATAAAGAGAATACAGGGAAAATTCCCACGCTGGACAAGGGATCAACAGCTGAAAG GTGGGATTTCTGCTTACAATGCTGGTACTAAGAATGTCCGAAGCTATGACAAAATGGACATTGGCACCACCCATGATGACTACTCCAATGATGTGGTTGCACGAGCCCAGTATTACCTGAAACACGGCTACTAG